The DNA window GGAAACGATGCTGCCGGAGAAGCTGCAAAGCGTCAACTTCGCCTCCAAGCAGCTGCAATGGTACGCCGTTGGCGCAGTGGTCATCGCCTTGACGATGATTATCGACTACGATCGGCTGTTTCAAATCGCCTGGTATTTATACGGACTCGGCATGCTGCTGTTGCTCGGGCTTGAGCTGAACGTTCCTGGAACCGTCACAATCAAAGGGGCAACAAGCTGGTACAGCCTCCCGGGCGGAAACTTCCAGCCATCAGAGTTAATGAAAATTTTTATGATTCTCGTTTTGAGCCGCATCATTGTCAACCATCGGGAAAAATACCCTGAACCGACGGTTCGGGATGACTTTAAACTGCTTGGCAAAATCGCTCTCGCCGTCCTGCCGCCCCTCTTTTTGCTCGCCAAACAGCCGGACTTGGGAATGTCGATGGTGTTCACCGCCATCACCGCTACCTTGGTGCTCGTTTCCGGCATTCGCTGGCGCATTATTTTTGGCATCGTCTTTTCCGGGGTGGCTGTCGTGGCGACGGTAGTCTTTATTTTCTTTTATTTTCCTGATTTCTTTCATCAATATATCATTAGAGAAGATTATCAGTTAAACCGATTTTACGGCTGGCTTGCCCCGTATGAATATTCAAACGAGCAAGGCTTCCAGCTCATCCGTTCGCTTATGGCCATCGGGTCGGGGGAACTGTACGGAAAAGGGCTCGGCAATTTGCAAGTATATTTGCCTGAGGCACATACCGACTTTATTTTCGGTGTCATCGCCGAGCAGTTCGGATTTGTCGGCTCGAGCATCGTCATTTCGCTCTTTTTCCTGCTTGTCTACCGCATGGTTCATATTGCGCTCGAGAGCAACGATTTGTACGGCAGCTATTTATGCGCCGGCGTCGCCGGCATGATCACGTTCCAAGTGTTCCAAAACATCGGCATGACGATTGGGCTTTTACCGATCACCGGACTGCCGCTGCCGTTTGTCAGCTACGGGGGAAGCTCGCTTGCCACTTATATGCTGGCGATTGGACTCGTCTTAAACGTCCATTCGCGGACAAGGAAATTTATGTTCGCCAGCGACGAATAGCCGCTTGCTGCCTGCCGGTAAGCGGCTTTGTTTTTTGCCCGGCTGCCAATGTCTGTTTCCCCCGACGGACGGGCACGCTGTT is part of the Geobacillus sp. 46C-IIa genome and encodes:
- a CDS encoding FtsW/RodA/SpoVE family cell cycle protein codes for the protein MDHDRFSQSKLDYHLLFLLFLMAVVSAIAIHSAETMLPEKLQSVNFASKQLQWYAVGAVVIALTMIIDYDRLFQIAWYLYGLGMLLLLGLELNVPGTVTIKGATSWYSLPGGNFQPSELMKIFMILVLSRIIVNHREKYPEPTVRDDFKLLGKIALAVLPPLFLLAKQPDLGMSMVFTAITATLVLVSGIRWRIIFGIVFSGVAVVATVVFIFFYFPDFFHQYIIREDYQLNRFYGWLAPYEYSNEQGFQLIRSLMAIGSGELYGKGLGNLQVYLPEAHTDFIFGVIAEQFGFVGSSIVISLFFLLVYRMVHIALESNDLYGSYLCAGVAGMITFQVFQNIGMTIGLLPITGLPLPFVSYGGSSLATYMLAIGLVLNVHSRTRKFMFASDE